One genomic segment of Drosophila melanogaster chromosome 3L includes these proteins:
- the CG13465 gene encoding uncharacterized protein, with protein MFAETALVSNFNGVTEKKSLTGASTNLKKLLKTIKKVFKNSKPSKEIPIPNIIYSCNTEEEHQNWLNEKLEAMAIHLH; from the coding sequence ATGTTTGCCGAAACCGCTCTTGTTTCCAACTTCAATGGAGTGACAGAGAAGAAATCTCTTACCGGCGCCTCCACCAACCTGAAGAAGCTGCTGAAGACCATCAAGAAGGTCTTCAAGAACTCCAAGCCTTCGAAGGAGATTCCGATCCCCAACATCATCTACTCTTGCAATACTGAGGAGGAGCACCAGAATTGGCTCAACGAAAAACTGGAGGCCATGGCAATCCATCTTCACTGA
- the BobA gene encoding brother of bearded A has protein sequence MFTETALVSNFNGVTEKKSLTGASTNLKKLLKTIKKVFKNSKPSKEIPIPNIIYSCNTEEEHQNWLNEQLEAMAIHLH, from the coding sequence ATGTTCACCGAAACCGCTCTTGTTTCCAACTTCAATGGAGTGACAGAGAAGAAATCTCTTACCGGCGCCTCCACCAACCTGAAGAAGCTGCTGAAGACCATCAAGAAGGTCTTCAAGAACTCCAAGCCTTCGAAGGAGATTCCGATCCCCAACATCATCTACTCTTGCAATACTGAGGAGGAGCACCAGAATTGGCTCAACGAACAACTGGAGGCCATGGCAATCCATCTTCACTGA